A stretch of Miscanthus floridulus cultivar M001 chromosome 13, ASM1932011v1, whole genome shotgun sequence DNA encodes these proteins:
- the LOC136500315 gene encoding vesicle-associated protein 1-3-like yields the protein MSGGSGSFLEIQPSELAFPFEIMRQSSCSMQLTNKTDHYVAFKVKTTNPKQYCVRPNIGVVLPGSTCDVTVTMQAQKASPPDMQSKDKFLVQSVAAENGATAQDIHAAMFNKEPGKVVDEFKLRVVFVQTTMPNLIPEESELGSSAPSYSQENGISHSTMPLSVSRSSAETTKEKPSEATSVISKLTEEKMSAVQQNQKLQQELELLRKESSKTGGSGGFSITFLFVVGLLGIVVGYILKRT from the exons ATGAGCGGCGGAAGCGGGAGTTTCCTCGAGATCCAGCCATCGGAGCTGGCATTCCCCT TTGAGATAATGAGGCAGAGCTCATGCTCCATGCAACTGACCAATAAGACTGACCATTATGTAGCATTCAAG GTCAAAACAACCAACCCGAAGCAGTACTGTGTGCGTCCTAATATTGGCGTTGTATTACCTGGGTCAACTTGTGATGTTACAG TGACAATGCAAGCACAGAAGGCTTCACCACCTGACATGCAGTCCAAGGACAAGTTCCTAGTTCAAAGCGTTGCAGCTGAGAATGGTGCAACAGCTCAAGATATTCATGCAGCAATG TTCAATAAGGAGCCAGGGAAGGTTGTTGATGAATTCAAGCTGCGTGTGGTTTTTGTGCAAACAACTATGCCCAACCTGATCCCTGAAGAATCTGAACTAGGGAGTTCCGCTCCCTCATATTCACAAGAAAATGGGATCAGCCATTCCACGATGCCACTATCT GTATCTAGATCGTCTGCTGAAACAACAAAGGAGAAGCCCTCTGAG GCAACATCTGTGATCTCCAAGCTAACTGAGGAGAAAATGTCTGCTGTTCAGCAGAACCAGAAGTTACAACAAGAGCTT GAGCTTCTACGGAAAGAGAGCAGCAAAACAGGTGGCAGCGGTGGTTTCTCGATCACCTTCTTGTTTGTCGTGGGCCTTCTGGGCATCGTCGTCGGCTATATCCTCAAGAGAACATAG
- the LOC136500314 gene encoding protein NRT1/ PTR FAMILY 6.3-like — MVGLLPETNAAAETDVLLDAWDFKGRQAPRATTGRWGAAAMILVAELNERLTTLGIAVNLVTYLTGTMHLGNAESANVVTNFMGTSFMLCLLGGFVADSFLGRYLTIAVFTAVQASGVTILTISTAAPGLRPAACSANANNGGECARASGAQLGVMYLALYLTALGTGGLKSSVSGFGSDQFDESDRGEKQQMMRFFNWFFFFISLGSLLAVTVLVYVQDNLGRRWGYGACACAIAAGLVVFLAGTRRYRFKKLVGSPLTQIAAVVMAAWRKRRLPLPADPAMLYDIDVGKAAAAAAEEGSGKKSKRKERLPHTDQFRFLDHAAINEEPAAEPSKWRLATLTDVEEVKTVVRMLPIWATTIMFWTVYAQMTTFSVSQATTMDRHIGSSFQIPAGSLTVFFVGSILLTVPVYDRIVVPVARRVSGNPHGLTPLQRIGVGLALSVVAMAGAALTEIRRLRVARDAAVPAGGVVPMSVFWLIPQFFLVGAGEAFTYIGQLDFFLRECPKGMKTMSTGLFLSTLSLGFFVSSALVAAVHRVTGDRHPWIADDLNKGRLDNFYWLLAVICLANLFVYLVAARWYKYKAGRPGADGSVNGVEMADEPMLH, encoded by the exons atGGTCGGACTCCTCCCCGAGACCAATGCCGCGGCGGAGACCGACGTCCTCCTCGACGCCTGGGACTTCAAGGGCCGCCAGGCCCCGCGCGCCACCACCGGCCGCTGGGGCGCCGCCGCCATGATCCTAG TGGCGGAGCTGAACGAGCGGCTGACGACGCTGGGCATCGCCGTGAACCTGGTGACGTACCTCACGGGCACCATGCACCTGGGCAACGCCGAGTCCGCCAACGTCGTCACCAACTTCATGGGCACCTCCTTCATGCTCTGCCTCCTCGGCGGCTTCGTCGCCGACTCCTTCCTCGGCCGCTACCTCACCATCGCCGTCTTCACCGCCGTCCAGGCCTCG GGCGTGACGATCCTGACGATCTCGACGGCGGCGCCGGGTCTGCGTCCGGCGGCTTGCTCCGCCAACGCCAACAACGGCGGTGAGTGCGCGCGCGCGTCGGGCGCGCAGCTGGGCGTGATGTACCTGGCCCTGTACCTGACGGCGCTGGGCACGGGCGGGCTCAAGTCGAGCGTGTCCGGCTTCGGGTCCGACCAGTTCGACGAGTCGGACCGGGGCGAGAAGCAGCAGATGATGCGCTTCTTCAActggttcttcttcttcatctccctcGGCTCCCTGCTGGCCGTCACCGTGCTCGTCTACGTCCAGGACAACCTGGGCCGGCGCTGGGGCTAcggcgcctgcgcctgcgccatCGCCGCCGGGCTCGTCGTCTTCCTGGCCGGCACGCGCAGGTACCGGTTCAAGAAGCTGGTGGGGAGCCCGCTCACGCAGATCGCGGCCGTCGTCATGGCGGCGTGGCGGAAGAGACGGCTCCCGCTCCCCGCTGACCCCGCCATGCTCTACGACATCGACGTCGGcaaggccgccgccgctgccgccgaggAAGGCTCCGGCAAGAAGAGCAAGCGCAAGGAGCGCCTCCCCCACACCGACCAGTTCCG CTTCCTGGACCACGCCGCCATCAACGAGGAGCCGGCGGCAGAGCCGAGCAAGTGGCGGCTGGCGACGCTgacggacgtggaggaggtgaagaCGGTGGTGCGGATGCTGCCCATCTGGGCGACCACCATCATGTTCTGGACGGTGTACGCTCAGATGACCACCTTCTCGGTGTCGCAGGCCACCACCATGGACCGCCACATCGGGTCCTCCTTCCAGATCCCCGCCGGTTCCCTCACCGTCTTCTTCGTCGGCTCCATCCTCCTCACGGTGCCCGTCTACGACCGGATCGTGGTGCCCGTGGCGCGCCGCGTGAGCGGCAACCCGCACGGCCTCACCCCGCTGCAGCGGATCGGCGTCGGCCTCGCCCTCTCGGTCGTCGCCATGGCGGGCGCCGCGCTCACGGAGATCAGGCGGCTCCGCGTGGCGCGCGACGCCGCCGTCCCGGCGGGGGGCGTGGTGCCCATGTCCGTGTTCTGGCTCATCCCGCAGTTTTTTCTTGTGGGCGCCGGCGAGGCGTTCACGTACATCGGCCAGCTCGACTTCTTCCTCCGCGAGTGCCCCAAGGGGATGAAGACCATGAGCACGGGGCTGTTCCTCAGCACCCTGTCGCTGGGGTTCTTCGTCAGCTCCGCGCTCGTCGCCGCCGTGCACAGGGTCACGGGCGACCGCCACCCCTGGATCGCCGACGACCTTAACAAGGGAAGGCTCGACAACTTCTACTGGCTGCTCGCCGTCATCTGCCTCGCCAATCTGTTCGTCTACCTCGTCGCCGCCAGGTGGTACAAGTACAAGGCCGGACGGCCCGGCGCCGACGGCAGCGTCAACGGCGTCGAGATGGCCGACGAGCCCATGCTCCACTGA